A stretch of Heptranchias perlo isolate sHepPer1 chromosome 36, sHepPer1.hap1, whole genome shotgun sequence DNA encodes these proteins:
- the LOC137303974 gene encoding bone morphogenetic protein 10-like — MTCATWFAIVSSLSFLLQVATCKPLNGWGLPTDEEGVDNYENEDVPDEDSGFDFNAFLESMKDEFLRSFNLSDIPLQDPAQVDPPQFMIDLYNKFATDRSSMPSSNIVRSFRNEDSTSILPLGENEVRRHMLIFNISIPRHEEITMAELRLYTVVERDRRMYEGVNRIVTVYDADEPDESLQEVSMQPQRSLLVSKQIDGKNSGWEAFDVTDAIKRWVRSGKTTHKLEIHIENAEGPQEVVDMEIDPSSENKNVPLLVVFSDDRSHGKRESGDEMKEMIVHEQEIMLEELAERFTSHGHDEGLIKAQSMLSYDSSSRTRRNAKGNYCKRSPLHVDFMEIGWNSWIIAPKSYEAYECRGVCYFPLTDHVTPTKHAIIQTLVNRSNPKKASKACCVPTKLNPISVLYKDDAGVMTYMYKYEGMVVAECGCR, encoded by the exons ATGACTTGTGCTACCTGGTTCGCAATAGTGTCTTCGCTAAGTTTCCTGTTACAGGTTGCGACGTGCAAACCGCTGAACGGTTGGGGACTGCCAACCGATGAAGAGGGAGTCGATAATTACGAAAATGAAGACGTTCCAGATGAAGACAGTGGGTTCGATTTCAACGCGTTTTTGGAAAGCATGAAGGACGAGTTCTTACGGAGTTTCAACTTGTCAGATATCCCTTTGCAAGATCCAGCGCAAGTGGATCCTCCACAGTTCATGATAGATCTGTACAACAAGTTTGCTACTGATAGGTCATCCATGCCGTCTTCAAACATCGTAAGAAGCTTCAGAAACGAAG ATAGTACATCCATTCTCCCATTGGGAGAAAACGAAGTGAGGAGGCACATGCTCATCTTTAACATATCCATCCCCCGTCATGAAGAGATCACCATGGCCGAATTGAGACTGTACACCGTCGTTGAGAGAGACAGGAGAATGTACGAAGGTGTGAACAGGATAGTCACGGTTTATGACGCAGACGAGCCGGACGAGAGCTTGCAAGAGGTATCGATGCAACCCCAGCGGTCATTGCTGGTCTCCAAACAGATCGATGGCAAGAACAGCGGCTGGGAAGCCTTTGATGTGACCGATGCCATCAAACGTTGGGTCAGATCCGGCAAAACGACTCATAAGCTTGAAATTCACATCGAAAACGCCGAAGGTCCACAAGAGGTGGTGGACATGGAGATCGACCCGAGCTCTGAAAATAAAAACGTGCCGTTGCTGGTGGTGTTTTCCGATGATCGAAGTCATGGGAAGAGGGAATCCGGAGACGAAATGAAAGAGATGATCGTGCATGAGCAGGAGATCATGCTGGAGGAGCTGGCGGAAAGGTTCACTTCACATGGGCACGATGAAGGTCTGATCAAGGCACAGTCCATGCTCTCTTATGACTCCTCATCGAGAACCCGCAGAAACGCCAAAGGGAATTACTGCAAACGGTCTCCTCTCCACGTGGACTTCATGGAGATCGGTTGGAACTCCTGGATAATCGCCCCTAAGAGTTACGAGGCATACGAGTGCAGAGGGGTGTGCTATTTCCCTTTGACTGACCACGTCACCCCCACCAAACACGCTATCATCCAGACACTGGTGAACCGCTCGAATCCCAAGAAAGCGTCCAAGGCCTGTTGTGTGCCAACCAAGCTTAATCCCATCTCGGTACTGTACAAGGACGATGCCGGAGTAATGACCTACATGTACAAATACGAGGGCATGGTAGTGGCGGAGTGTGGGTGTAGATAG